A stretch of DNA from Streptomyces venezuelae:
TCGCTGACCGCGGCCGTGCCGCTCGTCGTGGGACTCGCCTTCGACGCCGTCCTGGAAGACGGCGGGGCGGGACCCGACATGGGCACCTTCCACGCCGTGACCGCGGGGCTGCTCCTGCTGGTCCTGGTCCGCGGGGTGTGCGGCATCGCCGCCACCTACAGCCTGGAGACCTTCGCCAGCGGCCTCGAACGGGACGCCCGCGCCGGGGTCTTCGCGAGCCTGCTGCGCAAGCGCCAGGGCTTCTTCAACCGGCACCGCACCGGAGACCTCTCGGCGCGCGCCACCGGGGACGCCGAGGCGCTCAACCTTATGGTGTCACCCGGCTTCGACATGGCCGTCGATCTGACGCTCAACATCGCCATGCCGCTGGTCTTCATCGCCCTGATCGACCCGCGCCTGCTGCTCTCCCCCGGCCTGTTCGTCCTGTTCTTCGCACTGGCCCTGTGGGAACACGGCCGGCGGCTGGAGCCGGCCTCGGACCTCGTCCGGGAGCGCTTCGGTGCGATGAGCGCGCAGGCCACCGAGAGCCTGGACGGGATCGAGGTGGTCGAGTCCACCGGCGGCGCCGGCCAGGAACGCGGGCGCTTCAACCGGCTGGCCGCCGAATACCGGGACGCCGCCGTGCGCCAGGCGCACGCCCAGGCCCTGTCCCTCCCGCCGCTGCTGCTGACGCTGGCCACGGCCGGCGCCCTGCTGCACGCCGTCCACCTGCTGCGGGCCGGCTCGCTCAGCGTCGGCGAACTGGTCGCCGTACTGGGCCTGATGGGAACCCTTCGGGCCCCCACCCAGCTCGCCTCCTTCAGTATCGGACTCATCTACTTCGGACTGTCCGGGGCGGAGCGCATCCTGGAGATCATCAACGACCGGGAGGGCGAGGACGAGCGCGGCGGAGGCCACGCGGCGCGCATCACCGGCGAGGTGGTGATGGAGAACGTCACCTTCGGATACGACAGCTCCTCACCGGTGCTGCGCAACGTGTCCTTCCGCATCGCACCGGGCAGCACGGTGGCGGTGGTCGGGTCCACCGGAAGCGGCAAGTCGACGCTCCTCCAGCTGCTCAACCGCACCTACTCACCCGACGAGGGGCGGGTCCTGATCGACGGCGTGGACTGCGCCGCCTGGGACCCGGCCTCCCTGCGCGCGCAGATCGCCGTGATCGAGCAGGACGTGGTGCTGTTCTCCCGCAGCATCGCCGAGAACCTCGCCTTCGGCGCGGGCCCGGACGTCGACCGGGCACGCCTGGAGGAGGCGGCCCGTACCGCCCAGGCGCACGAGTTCATCGTGGCGGGCCCCCAGGGCTACGACACCCTGGTCGGGGAGCGCGGAATGACGCTCTCGGGCGGGCAGCGCCAACGCCTGGCCATCGGGCGGGCGCTGGTGACCGATCCGCGCATCCTGGCCGTCGACGACGCGACCAGCGCCGTCGACAGCGTCACCGAGCACGAACTGCAGCTGGCGATGCGGCGGGCCGCGGCCGGGCGCACCACCTTCCTGATCACCCCGAG
This window harbors:
- a CDS encoding ABC transporter ATP-binding protein — protein: MEKTQKNTGELTGTARNSETPQTVGRWLRSHLRRYRWYISVHLLGSLFWQSLTAAVPLVVGLAFDAVLEDGGAGPDMGTFHAVTAGLLLLVLVRGVCGIAATYSLETFASGLERDARAGVFASLLRKRQGFFNRHRTGDLSARATGDAEALNLMVSPGFDMAVDLTLNIAMPLVFIALIDPRLLLSPGLFVLFFALALWEHGRRLEPASDLVRERFGAMSAQATESLDGIEVVESTGGAGQERGRFNRLAAEYRDAAVRQAHAQALSLPPLLLTLATAGALLHAVHLLRAGSLSVGELVAVLGLMGTLRAPTQLASFSIGLIYFGLSGAERILEIINDREGEDERGGGHAARITGEVVMENVTFGYDSSSPVLRNVSFRIAPGSTVAVVGSTGSGKSTLLQLLNRTYSPDEGRVLIDGVDCAAWDPASLRAQIAVIEQDVVLFSRSIAENLAFGAGPDVDRARLEEAARTAQAHEFIVAGPQGYDTLVGERGMTLSGGQRQRLAIGRALVTDPRILAVDDATSAVDSVTEHELQLAMRRAAAGRTTFLITPRLSRIRAADHILVLDRGRIVGQGGHEQLLQDCAFYRRIFAPYTNGGTH